A window of the Proteus terrae subsp. cibarius genome harbors these coding sequences:
- the cueO gene encoding multicopper oxidase CueO, giving the protein MQRREFLKLGATLSAVTLLPSWSRFAFAQSNTPSLAIPPQITPDAQQKIVLNIQQGISKFIPTANTTTWGYNGSLLGPALKLKRGQPVTININNQLPETTTVHWHGLEISGEEDGGPQAMIEPGKSRTVTFTPNQAESTCWFHPHTHGVTGQQVAMGLGGLVIIEDDETANRKLPNRWGVDDLPVILQDKRLDSDGQIDYQLDVMSAAIGWFGDMMLTNGAIQPQHIVPKGWVRLRFLNGCNARSLNLATSDGRPMYVIASDGGLLAEPIKVTELPILMGERFEVLVDTSDGRDFDIVTLPVRQMGMVLAPFDNVLPVLRLLPSAEKGQGLLPEQLALIPALPVLSNLSTRTLHLRMDMRLDMQGMMLLTERYGDKALAGIHHGMSHMRQGNGSGMMGGGMNCGHDNGDLDIYNANSINGIPFSMTEPAFDVKQGVYERWVVSGRGDMMLHPFHVHGTQFRILSENGRAPEKHRQGWKDIVKVEGQFSEILVKFDHLATKAHPFMAHCHLLEHEDTGMMAGFTVSK; this is encoded by the coding sequence ATGCAACGTCGCGAATTTTTAAAATTAGGCGCCACATTAAGTGCTGTAACATTATTACCAAGTTGGAGTCGCTTTGCGTTTGCCCAAAGTAACACGCCTTCATTGGCTATTCCACCTCAAATTACCCCCGATGCCCAACAAAAGATTGTTCTGAATATTCAACAAGGTATTTCTAAATTTATACCTACCGCGAATACCACTACATGGGGCTATAACGGTAGTTTATTAGGCCCAGCATTGAAACTTAAACGTGGTCAACCCGTCACAATTAATATCAATAACCAATTACCAGAAACGACAACGGTTCACTGGCATGGACTTGAAATCAGTGGTGAAGAAGACGGTGGCCCACAAGCAATGATTGAGCCAGGAAAATCTCGTACGGTCACTTTCACACCCAATCAAGCTGAATCAACATGTTGGTTCCATCCTCATACTCATGGTGTTACTGGACAGCAAGTTGCCATGGGGTTAGGGGGATTAGTGATTATAGAAGATGATGAAACCGCAAACCGGAAATTGCCTAATCGTTGGGGGGTTGATGATTTACCCGTTATTTTACAAGACAAGCGTTTAGATAGTGATGGGCAAATCGATTATCAACTCGACGTAATGAGCGCTGCAATTGGTTGGTTTGGCGATATGATGTTAACCAATGGCGCTATTCAACCACAGCATATTGTCCCAAAAGGTTGGGTTAGATTGCGTTTCTTAAATGGCTGTAATGCACGCAGTTTAAATCTTGCGACAAGTGATGGCAGACCAATGTATGTGATTGCAAGTGATGGTGGATTACTCGCAGAGCCTATAAAAGTGACTGAATTACCGATCTTAATGGGAGAGCGCTTTGAAGTTTTAGTGGATACCTCTGATGGACGCGATTTTGATATTGTCACTTTACCTGTTCGTCAAATGGGGATGGTTTTAGCACCATTTGATAATGTATTACCAGTGTTACGTTTATTACCTTCTGCAGAAAAAGGGCAAGGTTTGTTACCTGAGCAATTGGCGCTTATTCCTGCATTACCCGTATTAAGCAATCTTTCAACGCGTACATTACATCTGCGTATGGATATGCGTTTAGATATGCAAGGTATGATGCTATTAACAGAGCGTTACGGCGATAAAGCACTAGCAGGTATTCATCATGGAATGAGTCATATGCGTCAAGGTAACGGTAGTGGCATGATGGGCGGTGGAATGAATTGCGGTCATGACAATGGTGATTTAGATATCTATAATGCCAATAGTATCAATGGTATTCCATTCTCAATGACTGAACCTGCATTTGATGTGAAACAAGGCGTTTATGAGCGTTGGGTTGTTTCTGGTCGTGGTGACATGATGTTACATCCATTCCATGTTCATGGTACACAGTTCCGTATTTTATCTGAAAATGGTAGAGCACCAGAGAAGCATCGCCAAGGTTGGAAAGATATCGTAAAAGTTGAAGGGCAATTTAGCGAAATTTTAGTGAAGTTCGACCATTTGGCCACAAAAGCACATCCATTTATGGCGCACTGTCATTTATTAGAACATGAAGATACTGGAATGATGGCGGGTTTTACTGTTAGCAAATAA
- the hpt gene encoding hypoxanthine phosphoribosyltransferase translates to MKHIVDVMISEEEIKQRIAELGREITEHYRPRQGQHDLVLIGLLKGSFIFMADLCREIDVNHEVDFMTVSSYGNGMTSTRDVKIIKDLDEDIRGKDVLIVEDIIDSGNTLNRVKEILSLREPASISICTLLDKPSRREVDVPVEWIGYSIEDKFVIGYGIDYAQRYRHLPYIGHVTLLDE, encoded by the coding sequence ATGAAACATATTGTTGATGTCATGATCTCTGAAGAAGAGATCAAACAGCGTATTGCTGAGCTAGGTCGTGAAATCACAGAACATTACCGCCCACGTCAAGGCCAACATGATCTTGTCTTAATCGGCTTGTTAAAAGGTTCTTTTATTTTTATGGCAGATTTATGCCGTGAAATTGACGTGAACCATGAAGTCGATTTTATGACTGTATCAAGTTACGGTAATGGTATGACGTCAACACGTGACGTTAAAATTATTAAAGATCTCGATGAAGATATTCGTGGTAAAGATGTTCTGATTGTTGAAGATATTATCGATTCAGGTAACACCTTAAATCGTGTTAAAGAGATTCTAAGCTTACGTGAGCCCGCTTCTATTTCTATCTGTACTTTATTGGATAAACCCTCTCGCCGTGAAGTGGATGTTCCTGTTGAGTGGATTGGTTATTCCATCGAAGATAAATTTGTTATTGGTTACGGCATTGATTACGCACAGCGTTATCGTCACCTACCTTATATTGGGCATGTAACATTATTAGATGAGTAA
- the can gene encoding carbonate dehydratase yields MMRKIEELLANNKQWSESVTEENPQFFKDLCKGQKPHFLWIGCSDSRVPAEKLINAAPGDLFVHRNVANLVIHTDLNCLSVIQYAVDVLQVEHIIVCGHYGCGGIEAAIEGTELGLINNWLLHIRDIWYKHSSMLGELAPQERLNLLCELNVIEQVYNLGHSTIMQAAWKRGQKVMIHGWVYGLNNGELHDLDVTSDSREKLELSYRQAMAKLSHPR; encoded by the coding sequence ATGATGAGAAAAATTGAAGAGCTGTTAGCCAATAACAAGCAATGGTCAGAATCTGTTACTGAAGAAAATCCTCAGTTTTTTAAAGATCTCTGTAAAGGCCAAAAACCTCACTTTTTATGGATTGGTTGCTCTGACAGCCGCGTTCCAGCAGAAAAATTAATCAACGCAGCACCGGGTGACTTATTTGTTCACCGTAATGTGGCAAACTTAGTCATTCACACTGACTTAAACTGCCTTTCTGTGATCCAGTATGCGGTTGATGTATTACAAGTTGAACATATTATTGTCTGTGGTCACTATGGTTGTGGTGGTATTGAAGCCGCTATTGAAGGCACTGAATTGGGACTTATCAATAACTGGTTACTGCATATCCGTGATATCTGGTACAAACACAGTTCTATGTTAGGTGAACTAGCTCCACAAGAACGATTAAACTTACTTTGTGAACTAAACGTTATTGAACAAGTGTATAACTTAGGCCATTCAACGATTATGCAAGCCGCATGGAAACGTGGGCAAAAAGTGATGATCCACGGTTGGGTTTACGGCTTAAATAACGGTGAACTACACGATCTTGATGTCACCTCTGATAGCCGTGAGAAACTTGAACTTTCTTATCGTCAAGCAATGGCAAAATTGAGTCATCCACGTTAA
- a CDS encoding ABC transporter ATP-binding protein produces MTYALELTELTKTYHNGVKALKGIDLTVEAGDFYALLGPNGAGKSTTIGIISSLVNKSSGKVKVFGYDTDTDMVNAKRQLGLVPQEFNFNPFETVLQIVLNQAGYYGVPRKLALERAEIYLTQLDLWEKREDRARFLSGGMKRRLMIARALMHQPKLLILDEPTAGVDIELRRSMWTFLKQLNAEGTTIILTTHYLEEAEMLCRNIGIIQRGELVENTSMKGLLSKLESETFILDLAPKSPLPELQNYQYRLVDTSTLEVDVKREQGLNSVFAQLNAQGIQVLSMRNKANRLEELFVHLVNEEHTVEGERE; encoded by the coding sequence ATGACGTATGCATTGGAGTTAACGGAGTTAACGAAAACTTATCACAATGGCGTAAAAGCGCTAAAAGGAATTGATCTCACCGTTGAGGCTGGCGATTTTTATGCTTTATTGGGCCCTAATGGCGCAGGCAAATCGACCACGATTGGTATTATTAGCTCTTTAGTTAATAAGAGTAGCGGTAAAGTCAAAGTATTTGGTTATGACACCGATACCGATATGGTCAATGCAAAACGTCAATTAGGATTAGTGCCACAAGAATTCAATTTCAACCCTTTTGAAACCGTATTACAAATTGTACTCAATCAAGCCGGTTATTATGGGGTACCTCGTAAATTGGCATTAGAACGTGCCGAAATTTATTTAACCCAGTTAGATTTATGGGAAAAGCGTGAAGATAGAGCACGTTTTTTATCTGGGGGAATGAAGCGCCGTTTAATGATTGCGCGTGCATTAATGCACCAACCTAAATTACTTATTCTTGATGAGCCTACCGCTGGCGTTGATATTGAATTGCGTCGCTCAATGTGGACGTTTTTAAAACAATTAAATGCTGAAGGCACTACCATTATCCTAACCACACACTACTTGGAAGAAGCTGAAATGCTGTGTCGGAATATTGGTATTATTCAACGGGGCGAGCTGGTTGAGAATACCAGTATGAAAGGGCTATTAAGTAAATTAGAGTCTGAAACCTTTATTTTAGATCTTGCGCCAAAAAGCCCATTACCTGAATTACAAAATTATCAATATCGCTTGGTTGATACATCAACATTAGAAGTTGATGTTAAAAGAGAGCAAGGACTAAATAGTGTTTTTGCTCAGCTTAATGCACAAGGTATTCAAGTGTTAAGTATGAGAAATAAAGCCAACCGTCTTGAAGAATTATTTGTTCACTTAGTTAATGAAGAGCATACAGTAGAAGGAGAGAGGGAATGA
- a CDS encoding ABC transporter permease: MIQLYWVALKTIWIKEVTRFGRIWVQTLIPPVITMSLYFVIFGNLIGKRIGDMGGVDYMQFIVPGLIMMAVITNSYANVSSSFFGAKFQRSIEELLVSPVPTHVVIAGFVGGGVARGICVGILVTLISLFFVPLEIHSWTMVVVTLLMTSIVFSLAGLLNAIFAKTFDDISIIPTFVLTPLTYLGGVFYSLSLLPEFWQGVSKLNPIVYMISGFRYGFLGITDVSLTVTISVLCLFIAVFYVIAWYLIEKGRGLRS, from the coding sequence ATGATTCAGCTGTATTGGGTAGCCCTCAAAACCATTTGGATTAAAGAAGTTACTCGTTTCGGTCGTATTTGGGTACAGACATTAATTCCACCCGTAATAACCATGTCTCTCTATTTCGTTATTTTCGGCAACCTGATTGGTAAACGAATTGGCGATATGGGCGGTGTCGATTATATGCAGTTTATTGTTCCTGGCCTGATTATGATGGCAGTGATAACAAACTCTTATGCGAACGTTTCTTCTTCTTTCTTTGGTGCGAAATTTCAACGTAGCATTGAAGAATTATTAGTTTCACCAGTACCAACGCATGTTGTTATTGCCGGTTTTGTTGGTGGTGGTGTGGCTCGTGGTATTTGTGTTGGTATATTAGTGACCTTAATTTCACTATTTTTTGTGCCTTTAGAAATACATTCTTGGACAATGGTCGTAGTGACATTACTGATGACCTCAATTGTGTTTTCTCTCGCTGGATTATTAAATGCGATTTTTGCGAAGACCTTTGATGATATTAGTATTATTCCAACCTTTGTTTTAACACCATTAACCTATTTAGGTGGCGTATTCTACTCACTTTCACTATTACCTGAATTTTGGCAAGGTGTATCCAAGCTTAACCCAATTGTTTATATGATTAGTGGTTTCCGCTACGGTTTTCTGGGCATTACGGATGTCTCTTTAACCGTAACGATTAGTGTTTTGTGTCTTTTCATTGCCGTGTTTTACGTTATTGCATGGTATTTAATTGAAAAAGGCCGAGGTTTAAGAAGCTAA